TCCGCGACGTGCCGCTTGGCGACAAGCAGGCGATGGTGGACGATGTGTTCCACAGCGTCGCCCGCCGCTACGATTTGATGAACGACCTGATGTCGGGCGGGATGCATCGCGCGTGGAAGGCGGCCATGATCGGCAGCCTCAACCCACCGCGCGGCGGCGCGCCCTTCGCGCTGCTAGACCTCGCCGGCGGAACCGGCGACATCGCATTTCGTGCAGCCGAGATCGCCGGCCACGGCTTCCACGCCACCGTCTGCGACATCAATGCCGAGATGCTGGCCGTCGGCCGCGAGCGGGCCGCGAAGAAATTTCACGACGACCGCGTGAGCTTTGTCGAGGGCAATGCCGAGTCGCTCGGCTTTGCCGACAAGAGCTTCGACGCCTGCACCATCGCTTTCGGCATCCGCAACGTGCCGCGCATCGACCAGGCGCTGCGCGAAATCTATCGCGTGCTGAAACCCGGCGGCCGCTTTCTCTGCCTCGAATTTTCCAACGTCGATATGCCGGGTCTCGACAAGGCGTATGAACTCTATTCGTTCAAGGTGATCCCCGAGCTCGGACGCATGGTCACGGGCGACGCGGAGTCCTATCGCTACCTCGTCGAATCGATTCGGCGGTTTCCGCGACCGAACGCGTTCGCCGAGATGATGCGCGAGGCTGGCTTCGCCCGCGCCAAGTGGGACGTCATGAGCGGCGGCATCGTCGCGCTGCATTCGGGCTGGCGTTTGTGATCTCTTCGCTGATTCACCTCGCCAGGCTCACCCGCGCCGGCTTCGTCTTTGCCCGCGCGGGCGTGTTCGGCATCGTCGATCCCGCCGACCTGCCGCCCGCCGCGCGCTTCGCGCAGAGGCTCGGCCGCCTGATCGAGGCGCCGAAGTCCGACAAGTCGATCGGCCGCATCTCGGCGGCGCTGCGCCATCTCGGCCCGAGCTACGTCAAGCTCGGTCAGTTTCTCGCCACCCGACCCGACGTGGTCGGCGTCAATCTCGCGCGCGATCTGGAAAGCCTGCAGGATCGCATGCCGCCGTTTCCGCAAGCCGATGCGGAGGCGACGATCGTCGCTGCGTTCGACCGGCCGCTGCAGGACAGCTATGTGAGCTTCGGGCCTGCGGTTGCGGCAGCTTCGATCGCCCAGGTGCATCGCGCCGAGATCGAGAAAGACGGCAAACGCCACGTGGTGGCGGTGAAGGTGCTGCGGCCGGACGTGTCGCACAGCTTCAAGGTCGATCTCGACGCCTTCAAGTACGCCGCCCGCCAAATGGAGGCGCTATCCGCCGACGCCCGCCGGCTGCGGCTCGGCGAGATCGTCGCAACGCTGCACCGGTCGGTGGCGATGGAGATGGACCTGCGGCTGGAGGCGGCTGCGCTGTCGGAGATGGCGGAGAACACCCGCGACGATCCCGACTTCCATGTGCCGAAAGTCGATTGGGACCGCACCGCGCATTCGGTGCTGACGATGGAATGGATCGACGGCATCGCGCTGAACGACCACGCCAAGCTGGACGCGACCCACGTCGACCGGCCGGACCTTGCGCGCAAGGTCATCCAGAGCTTCCTGCGCCACGCGCTGCGCGACGGCTTCTTCCACGCCGACATGCATCCGGGCAACCTGTTCGTCGACGATACCGGGCGGCTGGTCGCGGTGGACTTCGGCATCATGGGGCGGCTCGGGTTGCGCGAGCGGCGTTTCCTCGCGGAAATCCTCTACGGCTTCATCACCCGCAACTACCTGCGCGTCGCCGAGGTGCATTTCGAGGCCGGCTACGTGCCGCCGTATCACTCGGTGGAGAACTTCGCCCAAGCCATCCGCGCGATCGGCGAACCGATCCACAACCGCACGGCGCAGGAAATCTCGATGGCCAAGCTGTTGACCCTGCTGTTCGAGGTCACGGCCATCTTCGACATGGAGACGCGGCCCGAACTGCTGCTGCTGCAGAAAACCATGGTGGTGGTCGAGGGTGTGGCGCGCGGGTTCGATCCCAAGCTCGACATCTGGAGTACGGCGGAGCCGGTGGTGAGGGAATGGATCGAGCGCAACCTCGGCCCGATCGGCAAGATCGAGGGGGCCGTCACCGGCGCCAGCGATCTCGGCAAGATCGCCACCGGCCTGCCGGCGATCGCCGCCCGCAGCGTCGCCCTGCTGGACCGGGCGGAAGCCATCACCCGCAATGGTCTGCTGCTGGCACCTGAGACGGTCGAGGCGATCGGCCGCGCCGAGAGGCGGCAGAGCCGCTGGTTGGCCGCCGGCATCTGGGCGATCGCCATCGCCCTGTTCGCGGCGGTCTGGATTCTGCGCTAGGCCTTCGAGGCTTTCGCTCAGGCTTCCACGCGGCGATTGCACCTGAATACAATTTTGATATCATTGATTGCAGTGCAATCAATGATATCATCGTCTTATGGCCAGTCTCACCATCCGCAAGCTCGACGAGGCGCTGAAGGCGCAGCTCCGCCTGCGCGCCGCTCAGAACGGCCGCTCGGTGGAGGACGAAGTCCGCTTCATCCTGCGGGACGCGGCCTCCGGCCCCCGCTCCGCCGCA
The sequence above is drawn from the Afipia sp. P52-10 genome and encodes:
- the ubiE gene encoding bifunctional demethylmenaquinone methyltransferase/2-methoxy-6-polyprenyl-1,4-benzoquinol methylase UbiE, producing MVQDSDRTTHFGFRDVPLGDKQAMVDDVFHSVARRYDLMNDLMSGGMHRAWKAAMIGSLNPPRGGAPFALLDLAGGTGDIAFRAAEIAGHGFHATVCDINAEMLAVGRERAAKKFHDDRVSFVEGNAESLGFADKSFDACTIAFGIRNVPRIDQALREIYRVLKPGGRFLCLEFSNVDMPGLDKAYELYSFKVIPELGRMVTGDAESYRYLVESIRRFPRPNAFAEMMREAGFARAKWDVMSGGIVALHSGWRL
- the ubiB gene encoding 2-polyprenylphenol 6-hydroxylase; the encoded protein is MISSLIHLARLTRAGFVFARAGVFGIVDPADLPPAARFAQRLGRLIEAPKSDKSIGRISAALRHLGPSYVKLGQFLATRPDVVGVNLARDLESLQDRMPPFPQADAEATIVAAFDRPLQDSYVSFGPAVAAASIAQVHRAEIEKDGKRHVVAVKVLRPDVSHSFKVDLDAFKYAARQMEALSADARRLRLGEIVATLHRSVAMEMDLRLEAAALSEMAENTRDDPDFHVPKVDWDRTAHSVLTMEWIDGIALNDHAKLDATHVDRPDLARKVIQSFLRHALRDGFFHADMHPGNLFVDDTGRLVAVDFGIMGRLGLRERRFLAEILYGFITRNYLRVAEVHFEAGYVPPYHSVENFAQAIRAIGEPIHNRTAQEISMAKLLTLLFEVTAIFDMETRPELLLLQKTMVVVEGVARGFDPKLDIWSTAEPVVREWIERNLGPIGKIEGAVTGASDLGKIATGLPAIAARSVALLDRAEAITRNGLLLAPETVEAIGRAERRQSRWLAAGIWAIAIALFAAVWILR